GAGCATTTCGGTCGCATCGACGCTGTGTTCGCGAATGCGGCTGTAGTGAGCGGATCGCCATTTTTCGGTGGCGAAGATACCCCTAACGAATGGCGCGATATGGTACTGACAAATGTGTTTGGGGCAGCCACGACGGCGAGAATGGCCCTTCCTGAATTGGTGAAAACGCAGGGGCATTTAATTTTCACCGGATCGGTAACGGGCAAGATAGCATTACCAGGCTCTTTCTATTCGTCGTCAAAGTGGGCGATAACGGGGATGGCAGAATCCATTCGTCAGCAAGTCACAGGCCAGGGTGTGCGCGTTACGCTCGTGGTCCCCGGCATGGTGGATACCCCTCTCTGGGACGGCAATCCGCCGAAGGTTCCGTTGCTCAATCCGGAAGATATTGCATCCGCCGTCATCTTCGCATTAAGTCAACCACCAAATGTCGATGTCAACGAGATTGTCATTCGCCCAGTCGGACAACCGCGGTGACCTCAGTGCCTTTGTGATTCGAAGTGGAAACCATGAGGTCGACACCAATTTGGGCATAGAGGAATGCGGGTAAATAAGACGCCCCGGCAGAGACGATACCTACCCGGCCAGGGAAGACGCCATAAAGATGTTATATGGGGAGCATGATGGTTGCTTTGAACAAATCTCCATCAGTCATCAACTCCATTGTTCCACCGTGGAGGTCCACAATGGACTTGGCGATGGCCAGGCCAAGTCCTGAACCTTCGGTATGCCGTGATTCGTCTCCGCGTCGAAACCGTTCAAACAACTCATCGACGTCTCCGTTCAGCTCGTACTTGGCGATATTCCTAAACGTCAGCGTTAAGGCATCTGGTGTACTTGTCATGGAGATGTACACCCTAGTTCCATCGAGCGAGTATTTTAGGATGTTCCCGATGAGATTATCAAACACGCGCCACATTTTTTGTCCGTCCACCAGACAGTTAACGGGAGTGTCCGGTTTCGTAACGCGGAATTCCAAAGTCGAAGCTGAGATGTCCTCGTCCCGCTCAGCCAGAGCTTGTTCGAGCAGTTGACTGATGTCAACCTGCTGTTTGACGAGTTCGGTGTTGCCGCTTGCCATCTTGGAGGCTTCAAAGAGGTCCTCGATGAGTGCTTTGAGACGCTGCGATTTTTCAGCT
The Alicyclobacillus curvatus genome window above contains:
- a CDS encoding SDR family oxidoreductase, which encodes MVSKHGKVLLITGASSGIGAHTARFAVTAGYRVVLAARSVEKLNHLASELGSESTLVVPCDVSDWASQRQMFDHVLEHFGRIDAVFANAAVVSGSPFFGGEDTPNEWRDMVLTNVFGAATTARMALPELVKTQGHLIFTGSVTGKIALPGSFYSSSKWAITGMAESIRQQVTGQGVRVTLVVPGMVDTPLWDGNPPKVPLLNPEDIASAVIFALSQPPNVDVNEIVIRPVGQPR